The Achromobacter deleyi genome has a window encoding:
- a CDS encoding NAD(P)/FAD-dependent oxidoreductase, with the protein MTAEPLYDFAVVGAGIAGASVAYRLSATASVAVLERESQPGYHSTGRSAAMFMETYGTTQIKALTRASRAFYERPPQGFSEHPLLSPRGVLYIATPEQKDLLHEVFEDFQRQSPNVTLIDAEQAVARVPCLRGDQLCGAIEEPDARDIDVHALHQGFLRGMSRQGAVLHNNAELVTAVYADEAWALTLADGRAIRARVLVNAAGAWADHAAALCGAAPIGLQPCRRTAFTFSGPQDTDFSHWPAVVGVDESYYFKPDAGQLLGSPANADPVAAHDVVPEELDVATGIYRIESATSLTIRRPKHTWAGLRSFVRDGDFVVGWDAGAPAFFWLAAQGGYGIQTAAATSELAAALLTRQPLPDHLHAHGVNAEAVRPERLR; encoded by the coding sequence ATGACTGCTGAACCCCTATACGATTTCGCCGTGGTCGGCGCCGGCATCGCCGGCGCATCCGTGGCTTACCGCCTGAGCGCCACGGCGTCCGTGGCAGTGCTGGAACGCGAGTCCCAACCGGGTTATCACTCCACCGGCCGCTCCGCGGCCATGTTCATGGAGACCTACGGCACAACGCAGATCAAGGCGCTTACCCGCGCCAGCCGCGCTTTCTATGAGCGCCCGCCGCAAGGCTTCAGCGAGCATCCCCTGCTCAGCCCCCGCGGCGTGCTGTATATCGCCACGCCGGAACAGAAGGACCTGCTGCACGAGGTTTTCGAAGACTTCCAGCGCCAGTCGCCCAACGTGACGCTGATCGACGCCGAGCAGGCCGTCGCGCGCGTGCCGTGCCTGCGCGGCGATCAGCTCTGCGGCGCGATCGAAGAGCCCGATGCGCGCGATATCGATGTGCATGCCCTGCACCAGGGATTCCTGCGCGGCATGAGCCGGCAAGGCGCGGTGCTGCACAACAACGCCGAACTGGTGACCGCCGTCTACGCGGACGAGGCCTGGGCCCTGACGCTGGCCGACGGCCGCGCCATCCGGGCCCGGGTGCTGGTCAACGCGGCCGGCGCGTGGGCGGATCACGCCGCGGCCCTGTGCGGCGCCGCTCCCATCGGCCTGCAGCCGTGCCGCCGCACGGCGTTCACTTTCTCCGGTCCGCAAGACACCGATTTTTCCCACTGGCCCGCCGTGGTCGGCGTGGACGAAAGCTATTACTTCAAGCCCGACGCCGGCCAGCTGCTGGGTTCGCCGGCCAACGCCGACCCGGTGGCCGCGCACGACGTCGTGCCTGAAGAGCTGGACGTCGCTACCGGCATCTACCGCATCGAATCCGCGACCTCGCTCACGATCCGCCGCCCGAAGCACACCTGGGCGGGCCTGCGCTCGTTCGTGCGCGACGGCGACTTCGTGGTGGGATGGGATGCCGGCGCCCCCGCCTTCTTCTGGCTGGCGGCGCAAGGCGGCTATGGCATCCAGACCGCCGCGGCCACGTCCGAACTGGCGGCCGCGCTGCTGACCCGTCAGCCTCTGCCCGACCACCTGCACGCGCACGGCGTCAACGCCGAAGCCGTGCGTCCCGAGCGCTTGCGCTGA
- a CDS encoding RidA family protein, producing MTAITRYPSSLPLPFSRATQAGGFLFLSGQIPMDADGQVVRGDITAQTHAAIERIKDTLALTGASLKDVVRVTVWLSDLTLFAQFNEAYRSHFATDFPSRSTVEAKLAMDVDVEIEVQAWLGAV from the coding sequence ATGACCGCCATCACCCGTTACCCCAGTTCCCTGCCCCTGCCGTTTTCGCGCGCCACCCAGGCGGGCGGCTTTCTCTTTCTGTCGGGGCAGATTCCGATGGATGCCGACGGGCAAGTGGTGCGCGGCGATATCACCGCCCAGACCCATGCCGCCATCGAGCGCATCAAGGACACGCTGGCCCTGACGGGCGCAAGCCTGAAGGACGTCGTGCGTGTCACGGTATGGCTGTCGGACCTGACCCTGTTCGCCCAGTTCAACGAGGCCTATCGCAGCCACTTCGCCACGGACTTTCCGTCGCGCTCGACCGTCGAGGCCAAGCTGGCCATGGACGTCGACGTGGAGATCGAAGTTCA